In Candidatus Fermentibacter sp., one genomic interval encodes:
- the lon gene encoding endopeptidase La, translated as MTEENGFKLPDTIPILPLQDGVAFPFALIPLTVTDTAQISLVDDAVVGNKIVGLVAVRNQDTIPVEPDDLFGVGTAAGIVKLYRFPGDVIRLSLKGLVRFRIVEYVQTNPYFVARIERLETELPGRDEEMEAWRKNIEMQLKQIVELSPGVPDEVQLVGLLRDPERLGFVAAGGIEAGVADKQRILEEDDILNRLRLLSDLMAKEVKILKLRNRIQSQVRSEMEKDQKEYWLKEQMKAIQKELGSGEGDNPEAAELRDRLDSVRLPEEVRKAAEEELDRLARMPAGTPEVAVSRTYIEWILALPWMEGSEDSLDVSEARRILDEDHYDLKDVKERILEFLAVKKLNPSAPSPILCFVGPPGVGKTSMGKSIARAMGRRFVRISLGGVHDEAEIRGHRRTYVGAMPGRIVQGLREAGTNNPVFMLDEVDKIGRDFRGDPTSALLEVLDPEQNFSFRDNYLNVAFDLRRVEFITTANQLDTIPSPLLDRMEVLRLSGYTGAEKLEIARRYLVPKQVKNNGLVGRNARFHRSGLRAIVDGYTREAGVRELERQIGKICRRVAVRVASGENVAASITGSSVADFLGPVRFFSETAGREPRVGVATGLAWTEAVSYTHLRAHETA; from the coding sequence ATGACTGAGGAGAACGGTTTCAAGCTCCCCGATACCATCCCCATCCTTCCGCTCCAGGACGGGGTGGCGTTCCCGTTCGCGCTGATACCCCTCACCGTGACCGACACGGCCCAGATCAGCCTCGTGGACGACGCTGTGGTGGGGAACAAGATAGTCGGGCTGGTGGCCGTCAGGAACCAGGACACCATCCCGGTGGAGCCGGATGATCTCTTCGGCGTGGGCACCGCGGCCGGGATCGTCAAGCTCTACAGGTTCCCCGGCGACGTGATCAGGCTGAGTCTGAAGGGCCTGGTCAGGTTCAGGATAGTCGAGTACGTCCAGACTAATCCCTACTTCGTCGCGAGGATCGAGAGGCTCGAAACGGAGCTCCCGGGCCGCGACGAGGAGATGGAGGCCTGGCGCAAGAACATCGAGATGCAGCTCAAGCAGATCGTGGAGCTCTCACCGGGCGTTCCCGACGAGGTTCAGCTCGTGGGCCTGCTCAGGGATCCCGAGAGGCTCGGCTTCGTGGCGGCCGGCGGGATAGAGGCGGGCGTCGCCGACAAGCAGAGGATCCTCGAAGAGGACGACATCCTCAACCGGCTGAGGCTCCTGTCGGACCTCATGGCGAAGGAAGTGAAGATCCTCAAGCTGAGGAACAGGATCCAGAGCCAGGTCCGCTCGGAGATGGAGAAGGATCAGAAGGAGTACTGGCTCAAGGAACAGATGAAGGCCATCCAGAAGGAACTCGGGTCGGGCGAGGGCGACAATCCCGAGGCTGCCGAACTCAGGGACAGGCTGGATTCCGTGAGGCTCCCGGAGGAGGTCAGGAAGGCCGCCGAGGAGGAGCTGGACCGCCTCGCCAGGATGCCCGCGGGCACTCCCGAGGTGGCGGTCTCGAGGACGTACATCGAGTGGATCCTCGCCCTGCCCTGGATGGAGGGCTCCGAGGACTCGCTGGACGTGTCGGAGGCCAGGCGGATCCTCGACGAGGATCACTACGACCTCAAGGACGTCAAGGAGAGGATCCTCGAGTTCCTGGCCGTGAAGAAACTGAATCCGTCCGCGCCCAGCCCCATCCTGTGCTTCGTGGGCCCGCCCGGCGTCGGCAAGACTTCGATGGGCAAGAGCATCGCAAGAGCCATGGGAAGGCGTTTCGTCAGGATCTCCCTCGGGGGGGTCCACGACGAGGCCGAGATAAGGGGCCACAGGCGGACCTACGTGGGTGCGATGCCCGGCAGGATAGTCCAGGGCCTGAGGGAGGCGGGGACCAACAATCCGGTCTTCATGCTGGACGAGGTCGACAAGATCGGCCGCGACTTCAGGGGGGATCCCACCTCCGCCCTGCTCGAGGTCCTCGACCCCGAGCAGAACTTCAGCTTCAGGGACAACTATCTCAACGTGGCGTTCGACCTGCGCAGGGTCGAGTTCATCACCACCGCGAACCAGCTCGACACCATCCCTTCGCCCCTCCTCGACAGGATGGAGGTCCTGAGGCTCTCCGGCTACACCGGGGCCGAGAAGCTCGAGATAGCCAGGCGCTATCTCGTTCCCAAGCAGGTCAAGAACAACGGCCTGGTCGGCCGGAACGCCAGATTCCACCGGAGCGGGCTCAGGGCGATAGTCGACGGGTACACGCGCGAGGCCGGGGTGAGGGAGCTGGAGAGGCAGATCGGCAAGATCTGCAGAAGGGTGGCCGTGAGGGTCGCCTCGGGGGAGAACGTCGCGGCGAGCATCACCGGCAGCTCCGTGGCCGACTTCCTCGGACCGGTGAGGTTTTTCTCCGAGACCGCTGGCAGGGAGCCCAGGGTGGGGGTGGCCACGGGGCTCGCCTGGACCGAGGCTGTCTCTTATACACATCTCCGAGCCCACGAGACAGCG
- a CDS encoding Hsp20/alpha crystallin family protein, translating into MIQGFAGFWAPPVDLYETDDMLVLHVELPGMILGEVELFANPRSVIVRGTRRPPETGLSAERLEIRTGRFERDVQLPCRIDVDGMRASMRDGVLCIEMPKAPGGSVGIRVDQENPDD; encoded by the coding sequence TTGATCCAGGGTTTCGCGGGCTTCTGGGCACCGCCCGTCGACCTGTACGAGACGGACGACATGCTCGTCCTGCACGTCGAACTCCCGGGGATGATCCTCGGGGAGGTCGAACTCTTCGCGAATCCCCGTTCTGTGATCGTCAGGGGGACCAGGAGGCCCCCCGAAACCGGGCTGTCCGCCGAGAGGCTCGAGATCCGCACCGGGCGGTTCGAGCGCGACGTCCAGCTTCCCTGCAGGATAGACGTAGACGGTATGAGAGCTTCGATGAGGGACGGCGTCCTCTGCATCGAGATGCCCAAGGCCCCCGGCGGGTCCGTCGGCATCAGGGTCGACCAGGAGAATCCGGATGACTGA